A genomic stretch from Streptomyces venezuelae ATCC 10712 includes:
- a CDS encoding MFS transporter: MAAATPSPTPPGSLKRIVAASLIGTTIEWYDFFLYGSAAALVFNKLFFPESDPLVGTLLSFLTYAVGFAARPLGALVFGHYGDRLGRKKLLVLSLLLMGGATFAIGLLPTHATVGSAAPVLLTVLRLVQGFALGGEWGGAVLLVSEHGDAKRRGFWASWPQTGAPAGQLLATGVLSALTALLSDASFASWGWRVPFLLSGVLVIVGLWIRLSVDESPVFKAALAAAEERKAAGAQVEKMPLVAVLRHHWRDVLVAMGARMAENISYYVITAFILVYATTEVGLSKQTALNAVLIGSAVHFAVIPLWGALSDRLGRRPVYLIGAVGVGAWMFPFFLLIDRGTFGSLLLAVTVGLVLHGAMYAPQAAFFSEMFATRMRYSGASIGAQFSSVAAGAPAPLIATALLADYGDSTPIALYVIAAALLTVVAIACARETRDSDLGDVEERTSPDAKVGAGA; encoded by the coding sequence ATGGCCGCCGCAACTCCCTCCCCGACGCCACCCGGTTCGCTCAAGCGGATCGTCGCCGCCAGTCTCATCGGGACCACCATCGAGTGGTACGACTTCTTCCTGTACGGGTCCGCCGCCGCGCTCGTGTTCAACAAGCTGTTCTTCCCCGAGTCCGATCCGCTCGTCGGGACCCTGTTGTCCTTCCTGACGTACGCGGTCGGGTTCGCCGCCCGGCCGCTCGGGGCGCTGGTGTTCGGGCACTACGGGGACCGGCTCGGGCGGAAGAAGCTGCTGGTGCTGAGCCTGCTGCTGATGGGTGGGGCCACCTTCGCCATCGGGCTGCTGCCTACGCACGCGACCGTCGGATCCGCGGCTCCGGTGCTGCTGACCGTGCTGCGGCTCGTGCAGGGCTTCGCGCTCGGCGGTGAGTGGGGCGGGGCCGTCCTGCTGGTGTCGGAGCACGGGGACGCCAAGCGGCGCGGGTTCTGGGCCTCGTGGCCGCAGACCGGCGCGCCCGCCGGCCAACTGCTCGCGACCGGTGTCCTGTCGGCGCTGACCGCGCTGCTGTCGGACGCATCCTTCGCCTCCTGGGGCTGGCGCGTTCCCTTCCTGCTCTCCGGTGTGCTCGTGATCGTCGGCCTGTGGATCCGGCTCTCCGTCGACGAGTCGCCCGTCTTCAAGGCGGCCCTCGCGGCCGCCGAGGAGCGCAAGGCGGCCGGCGCGCAGGTCGAGAAGATGCCGCTGGTCGCGGTGTTGCGGCACCACTGGCGGGACGTGCTCGTCGCGATGGGCGCGCGGATGGCGGAGAACATCTCGTACTACGTGATCACCGCGTTCATCCTCGTCTACGCGACGACCGAGGTCGGACTCTCCAAGCAGACCGCGCTCAACGCCGTCCTCATCGGTTCCGCCGTCCACTTCGCCGTGATCCCGCTCTGGGGCGCGCTGTCGGACCGCCTCGGCCGCCGTCCGGTCTACCTGATCGGCGCGGTCGGTGTCGGCGCCTGGATGTTCCCCTTCTTCCTGCTCATCGACCGGGGCACCTTCGGTTCCCTGCTGCTCGCCGTGACCGTCGGCCTGGTGCTGCACGGGGCGATGTACGCGCCGCAGGCCGCGTTCTTCTCCGAGATGTTCGCGACCCGGATGCGCTACTCCGGTGCCTCCATCGGCGCCCAGTTCTCCTCCGTGGCCGCCGGTGCGCCCGCGCCGCTCATCGCGACCGCGCTGCTCGCCGACTACGGCGACTCGACGCCGATCGCCCTGTACGTGATCGCCGCCGCACTGCTGACCGTCGTCGCCATCGCCTGCGCCCGCGAGACCCGCGACAGTGACCTCGGGGACGTCGAGGAGCGGACGTCGCCGGACGCCAAGGTCGGCGCCGGCGCCTGA
- a CDS encoding helix-turn-helix domain-containing protein: MSHEHVSYLELLARGAATEAYDRPVLLARASGAGPEALAELEEAKQLALRVRAELEGRRRREAELSALFATAHDLAGLRDLDAVLRAIVQRARSLLGTECAYLSLNDPAAGDTYMRVTEGSVSARFQQLRLGMGEGLGGLVAQTARPYVTDDYFDDARFQHTRTIDTAVRDEGLVAILGVPLTLGSQVIGVLFAADRRARVFEREQVALLGSFAAHAAVAIDTANLLAETRSALAELERANDIIREHSGVIERASEVHDRLSELVLHGGGVHDVARAVSEVLGGTVEFTEEGAGTSRGTGGHAVREGDDWVAAVSAGGEALGALVLHGQPDLDPVDQRTLERAALVTSLLLLARRSAGEAEQRVRGELLDDLLDAPDRDRRLLRERAARLRTDSEAPHVVLAARIDRAGGAADPDAGGRESADRQRLWSAASHLAATRHGLASARDGGTVLLLPLGPGESAADLARQTARGLGGTLREPVTVGASAPVRAPLDHPDQVAVAYQEARRCLDALRLLHRSGQGAAAEDLGFLGLLLADGRDIDGFVDRTVGQVVAYDRRRGTDLVRTLDAYFASGMSPARTKDELHVHVNTVAQRLERVGRLLGPDWQSPARALEIQLALRLHALSDAVTRG, translated from the coding sequence ATGTCCCACGAACACGTCTCCTACCTCGAACTCCTCGCCCGGGGAGCCGCGACGGAGGCCTACGACCGGCCCGTGTTGCTCGCCCGTGCGAGCGGCGCGGGCCCCGAGGCGCTGGCCGAGCTCGAAGAGGCCAAGCAGCTGGCCCTCAGGGTCCGGGCCGAGCTGGAGGGACGGCGGCGCCGCGAGGCGGAACTGTCCGCGCTCTTCGCCACCGCGCACGACCTCGCGGGACTCCGGGACCTCGACGCGGTGCTGCGCGCCATCGTCCAGCGCGCCCGATCGCTGCTCGGCACCGAGTGCGCGTACCTCAGCCTCAACGACCCGGCCGCGGGAGACACGTACATGCGGGTCACCGAGGGCTCGGTCTCCGCCCGCTTCCAGCAGCTCAGGCTCGGCATGGGGGAGGGCCTCGGCGGCCTCGTGGCCCAGACGGCCCGCCCGTACGTCACCGACGACTACTTCGACGACGCCCGCTTCCAGCACACCCGCACCATCGACACGGCCGTACGCGACGAGGGCCTCGTCGCCATCCTCGGCGTGCCGCTCACCCTCGGCAGCCAGGTCATCGGAGTGCTGTTCGCCGCCGACCGCAGGGCCAGGGTCTTCGAGCGCGAACAGGTCGCACTGCTCGGCTCCTTCGCCGCGCACGCCGCCGTCGCCATCGACACCGCCAACCTCCTCGCCGAGACCCGCTCCGCCCTCGCCGAACTGGAGCGCGCCAACGACATCATCCGTGAGCACAGCGGCGTCATCGAACGCGCCTCGGAGGTCCACGACCGGCTCTCCGAGCTCGTCCTGCACGGCGGCGGCGTCCACGACGTGGCCCGCGCCGTCTCCGAAGTCCTCGGCGGCACCGTCGAGTTCACCGAGGAGGGCGCCGGGACCTCCCGCGGCACCGGCGGCCACGCGGTCCGCGAGGGCGACGACTGGGTCGCCGCGGTCTCCGCGGGCGGCGAGGCCCTCGGCGCCCTCGTGCTCCACGGCCAGCCCGACCTCGACCCGGTCGACCAGCGGACCCTGGAGCGGGCCGCCCTGGTCACCTCCCTCCTCCTGCTCGCCCGCCGATCCGCGGGCGAGGCCGAGCAGCGGGTACGGGGCGAGCTCCTCGACGACCTCCTCGACGCCCCCGACCGGGACCGGCGGCTGCTCCGCGAGCGCGCCGCCCGGCTCCGTACCGACAGCGAAGCCCCGCACGTGGTGCTCGCCGCGCGGATCGACCGGGCCGGCGGCGCGGCCGACCCCGACGCCGGCGGGCGCGAGAGCGCCGACCGCCAGCGCCTCTGGTCGGCGGCCTCCCATCTGGCCGCCACCCGCCACGGACTCGCCTCCGCACGCGACGGCGGAACGGTCCTGCTGCTTCCGCTCGGCCCCGGGGAGAGCGCCGCCGACCTCGCCCGGCAGACCGCCCGCGGCCTCGGCGGCACCCTCCGCGAGCCGGTCACCGTCGGCGCCTCCGCTCCCGTACGCGCCCCCCTGGACCACCCGGACCAGGTGGCCGTGGCGTACCAGGAGGCACGCCGCTGCCTCGACGCCCTCCGGCTGCTGCACCGCTCGGGCCAGGGCGCCGCCGCCGAGGACCTCGGCTTCCTCGGCCTGCTGCTCGCCGACGGCCGCGACATCGACGGCTTCGTCGACCGGACCGTGGGCCAGGTCGTCGCGTACGACCGGCGCAGGGGCACGGACCTGGTCCGCACCCTGGACGCCTACTTCGCGAGCGGCATGAGCCCGGCCCGTACCAAGGACGAACTCCACGTCCACGTCAACACGGTGGCCCAGCGCCTGGAGCGGGTCGGCCGGCTCCTCGGCCCCGACTGGCAGTCCCCGGCCCGCGCCCTGGAGATCCAGCTGGCACTGCGCCTGCACGCCCTGTCGGACGCGGTCACCCGCGGCTGA
- a CDS encoding 3-hydroxybutyrate dehydrogenase: MSALDLVSAAPRPSAVVLDLTGRTALVTGAAGGIGRACALRLAAAGARVRAVDRAAEGLETLTAQAEGLPGSLEPRLLDLTDLDAAEAAAAGADILVNNAGIQLVRPIEEFPPDVFHTVLTVMLEAPFRLIRGALPHMYAQGWGRIVNLSSVHGLRASAFKSAYVAAKHGLEGLSKTAALEGAPHGVTSNCVNPGYVRTPLVERQIADQAAAHGIPPERVLSEVLLKDSALKRLIEPDEVAEAVLYLCTSQASFITGTSLTLDGGWTAH; encoded by the coding sequence ATGAGCGCCCTAGATCTCGTCTCCGCCGCACCCCGGCCCAGCGCCGTCGTCCTCGACCTCACCGGCCGCACCGCGCTCGTCACCGGCGCGGCCGGCGGCATCGGGCGCGCCTGCGCGCTGCGGCTCGCCGCCGCGGGGGCCCGGGTCAGAGCCGTCGACCGGGCCGCCGAGGGACTGGAGACGCTGACGGCACAGGCCGAGGGGCTCCCCGGCAGCCTCGAACCCCGGCTCCTCGACCTCACCGACCTGGACGCCGCGGAGGCTGCCGCGGCCGGCGCCGACATCCTGGTCAACAACGCCGGGATCCAGCTCGTCCGTCCCATCGAGGAGTTCCCGCCGGACGTCTTCCACACCGTGCTCACGGTGATGCTGGAGGCGCCCTTCCGTCTGATCCGGGGCGCCCTGCCGCACATGTACGCGCAGGGCTGGGGCCGGATCGTCAACCTCTCCTCCGTCCACGGACTGCGCGCCTCCGCGTTCAAGTCCGCGTATGTGGCCGCCAAACACGGTCTTGAGGGCCTCTCCAAGACCGCCGCCCTCGAAGGCGCCCCGCACGGCGTCACCTCGAACTGCGTCAACCCCGGCTACGTCCGCACCCCGCTCGTCGAACGCCAGATCGCCGACCAGGCCGCCGCGCACGGCATCCCGCCGGAGCGCGTCCTGTCCGAGGTGCTCCTGAAGGACTCGGCGCTCAAGCGGCTCATCGAACCCGACGAGGTCGCCGAGGCCGTGCTCTACCTCTGCACCTCCCAGGCCTCCTTCATCACCGGCACCTCCCTCACCCTCGACGGCGGCTGGACGGCCCACTGA
- a CDS encoding NUDIX hydrolase, giving the protein MATPDFIRALRETAGHQLLFLPGVSAVVLDDRGRVLLGRRADNGLWSVIGGIVEPGEQPADCAVREVYEETAVRCEVERVVLVETLRKPVVYPNGDRCQFMDVSFRCRAVGGEARVNDDESTEVGWFDVDDLPEMKRFAYLRIEKALADEPTWFRTTATS; this is encoded by the coding sequence ATGGCTACCCCTGACTTCATCCGGGCCCTGCGCGAGACAGCCGGCCACCAGCTCCTCTTCCTGCCCGGGGTGAGCGCGGTCGTCCTCGACGACCGGGGCCGGGTGCTGCTCGGCCGGCGCGCCGACAACGGACTCTGGTCGGTCATCGGCGGCATCGTCGAGCCCGGTGAGCAGCCCGCCGACTGCGCGGTCCGTGAGGTGTACGAGGAGACCGCGGTGCGCTGCGAGGTCGAGCGGGTGGTGCTCGTCGAGACCCTGCGCAAGCCCGTGGTGTACCCCAACGGGGACCGGTGCCAGTTCATGGACGTGTCGTTCCGCTGCCGCGCGGTGGGCGGCGAGGCGCGGGTCAACGACGACGAGTCCACCGAGGTCGGCTGGTTCGACGTGGACGACCTGCCGGAGATGAAGCGCTTCGCGTACCTGAGGATCGAGAAGGCGCTGGCCGATGAACCCACATGGTTCCGCACCACAGCAACCAGCTGA